The window TCTTCGCTCATTAGCCGAATTGCAAAACACATTCAACTCGCAATCGGTTTTTCACGCGAAAGTTGAATTATCAAAAATTGGCCTGTACTATACCCGCGCATTCGCCGCAAAGCAAAACTGCGGTTTCTCCAGTTTCTCCATGAATTGAATAAACCGCACGCCGGTAATAGAACGATGAAACAGCAACTTATCTCTAGACTCTCCGGTGTGGTGCTTGCATGCGGCGTCATCGCCGGTTGCGCCACGCAAAACACCAACCCGGCGGCCACGCCTGAAGCCTTTAATAAGGGGCTCGCCGATGCCGACGCGGTTGCGAAGGCGGGCGATCAGGATCGCGCCCTCGGCCTTTATCAGCAATTGACGAAGGCCGATCCGACGCGCGAAGAGCCGTGGTCGCGTATTGCGCAAATCCAGTTCTCGCAAACGCATTACGGTCAGGCGATCGTCGCGGCGCAAGAAGCGCTGCAGCGCGACAACACCGACCGCAATGCGAAGAGCGTGCTGGCCGTGAGCGGCCTGCGCGTCGCAACCGAATCGCTCGGCCAGTTGCGCCAGGACGCGGCGCTCCAGGGCGACGCGAAGTCCGACGCGCAAGTTCTCGCGAAGCAGTTGCGCGACACGCTTGGCGAGGACACGTTGTTCCCCGACGAAGCCGAGGCGAAGAAGCCCGTTGTGAAAAAGAAGAAGTGGGTTCGACGTCCGGCGGCAGTCGCCAAGGCGTCGAGCGACGCGGCGGGCACCGACGCAGCCGCGCAGAAATCCGCCCAGCCTGCGGCAACGCAGGCGGCGCCGCAGCCGGCCGCGCCGGCCAAGGCAGCGCAAAGCGGTGGCGCTTCCGATCCGTTCAGCGCACTTCGCTGAGCAAACGCTGACATTCCCAATCCGAGGGCCGTGATGGCTAAGAAAGAAAGCATCCAAAAGCGTTTGCAAAAAGTGCGCCCGCCGCGCGTTCAACTGACGTACGAGGTCGAGCGCGGCGATGCGATCGAAGTGAAGGAGCTGCCGTTCGTCGTCGGCGTGATGGCCGATCTCGCCGGTCAATCCGAAGTGGAGCAGCCGAAGCTGCGCGACCGCAAGTTCGTCAGCATCGACCGCGACAACTTCGACGACGTGATGCGAGGCATCGAGCCGCGCGCCGCGTTTCAGGTGAAGAACCGGCTGAGCGATGCGGGCGGCAAGTTTGCCGTCGACCTGAAGTTCCGCTCGATGGCCGATTTCAACCCCGACGAAGTGGTCGCGCAGATCGAGCCGCTGCAGCGTTTGCTCGAGGCGCGTTCGAAGCTCGCGGACTTGCGCAACAAGCTGGCCGGCAACGACAAGCTCGAGGACCTGCTCTCCGAAGTGCTCGCGAACACGCAGCAATTGCAGACGCTGGCGAAGAACACCGGCGCAGGCAGCGACACGCCGGATCAGGACAAGCCAAGCGAATAAGAACGAAGACGGGGGGTGTGAGATGAACCAGCAAACAGCCGCGGCCCAACTTGCGCAAGTCCAGACGGACGCCGGACCTTCTTTGCTCGACCAGATCGTCGAGAAGAGCAAGGTGGCGAAGTCCGAGTCGGAGCATGCGCGCGCGAAAGATCTGATCGGCGAACTCGTGAACCAGGTGCTCGAAGGCACCGTGGTGGTGTCCGACAATCTGTCGGCGACGATCGATGCGCGCGTCGCCGAGCTCGACCGCCTGATTTCCGCGCAGCTTTCCGAAGTGATGCACGCGGCGGAATTCCAGCGCATGGAGAGCACCTGGCGCGGCCTCAATTATCTGGTGATGGAGAGCAACACCGGCTCGACCATCAAGATCAAGGCGCTGCATGCGCCCAAGCGCGACATCGTGCGCGACTTCAAGAGCGCGAGCGAATTCGATCAGAGCGCGCTCTTCAAGAAGGTTTACGAAGAAGAATTCGGCACGTTCGGCGGTGCGCCGTTCGGCGCGCTGATCGGCGACTTCGAAGTGACGCGCCAGCCGGAAGACATGTATTTCATCGAGCAGATGTCGCACGTCGCCGCGGCCGCGCACGCGCCGTTTATCGCGTCGTCCTCGCCCGAGCTGCTCGGCCTCGAATCGTTCGCCGATCTCGGCAAGCCGCGCGATCTCGGCAAGGTGTTCGACACCGTCGAATACGCGAAGTGGAAGTCGTTCCGCGACGCCGAAGATTCGCGCTATGTCGGCCTCACGCTGCCGCGCTTTCTCGGCCGCCTGCCGTTCAATCCGAAGGACGGCGCGATCGCCGAGAACTTCAACTTCCTCGAAGACGTCGACGGCACCGACCATTCGAAGTACCTGTGGTGCAACGCGGCGTGGGCATTCGGCGCGCGCTTGACGGCTGCGTTCGACGACTTCGGCTGGTGCGCGGCGATTCGCGGCGTCGAAGGCGGCGGCTTGGTCGAAGACCTGCCGACGCACACGTTCAAGACCGACGACGGCGAGATCGCGCTCAAATGCCCGACCGAAATCGCGATCACGGACCGTCGCGAGAAAGAGCTTTCGGACCTCGGCTTCATCCCGCTCGTGCACTGCAAGAATTCCGATTACGCCGCGTTCTTCGCCGCGCAATCGGTGCAAAAGCCGAAGAAGTACAGCACCGATAGCGCCAACGCGAACGCCGTGCTGTCCGCGCAGCTGCAATACATCTTCTCGGTGTCGCGCGTGGCGCACTACTTGAAGGCGATGATGCGCGACAAGATCGGCAGCTTCGCATCGGCGCAGAACGTCGAAGTGTTCCTGAACCGCTGGATCTCGCAGTACGTGCTGCTCGACGACAACGCGACGCAAGAGCAAAAGGCGCAATTCCCGCTGCGCGAAGCGTCGATTCAGGTCGCCGAGATTCCGGGCAAGCCCGGCTCGTATCGCTCGGTCGCGTTCCTGCGTCCGCACTTCCAGCTGGACGAGCTGTCGATCTCGCTGCGGCTCGTCGCCGACCTGCCGAAGCCGGCGGGCGCTTGATCAGATTGAGGGTAGGCTCTGCATGCAGAGCTGGCAGGG is drawn from Trinickia violacea and contains these coding sequences:
- a CDS encoding tetratricopeptide repeat protein, with the translated sequence MKQQLISRLSGVVLACGVIAGCATQNTNPAATPEAFNKGLADADAVAKAGDQDRALGLYQQLTKADPTREEPWSRIAQIQFSQTHYGQAIVAAQEALQRDNTDRNAKSVLAVSGLRVATESLGQLRQDAALQGDAKSDAQVLAKQLRDTLGEDTLFPDEAEAKKPVVKKKKWVRRPAAVAKASSDAAGTDAAAQKSAQPAATQAAPQPAAPAKAAQSGGASDPFSALR
- the tssC gene encoding type VI secretion system contractile sheath large subunit; the protein is MNQQTAAAQLAQVQTDAGPSLLDQIVEKSKVAKSESEHARAKDLIGELVNQVLEGTVVVSDNLSATIDARVAELDRLISAQLSEVMHAAEFQRMESTWRGLNYLVMESNTGSTIKIKALHAPKRDIVRDFKSASEFDQSALFKKVYEEEFGTFGGAPFGALIGDFEVTRQPEDMYFIEQMSHVAAAAHAPFIASSSPELLGLESFADLGKPRDLGKVFDTVEYAKWKSFRDAEDSRYVGLTLPRFLGRLPFNPKDGAIAENFNFLEDVDGTDHSKYLWCNAAWAFGARLTAAFDDFGWCAAIRGVEGGGLVEDLPTHTFKTDDGEIALKCPTEIAITDRREKELSDLGFIPLVHCKNSDYAAFFAAQSVQKPKKYSTDSANANAVLSAQLQYIFSVSRVAHYLKAMMRDKIGSFASAQNVEVFLNRWISQYVLLDDNATQEQKAQFPLREASIQVAEIPGKPGSYRSVAFLRPHFQLDELSISLRLVADLPKPAGA
- the tssB gene encoding type VI secretion system contractile sheath small subunit codes for the protein MAKKESIQKRLQKVRPPRVQLTYEVERGDAIEVKELPFVVGVMADLAGQSEVEQPKLRDRKFVSIDRDNFDDVMRGIEPRAAFQVKNRLSDAGGKFAVDLKFRSMADFNPDEVVAQIEPLQRLLEARSKLADLRNKLAGNDKLEDLLSEVLANTQQLQTLAKNTGAGSDTPDQDKPSE